From the Cryptomeria japonica chromosome 2, Sugi_1.0, whole genome shotgun sequence genome, one window contains:
- the LOC131031579 gene encoding protein UNUSUAL FLORAL ORGANS, producing the protein MEVEMEDAIWRRLPEKLIERVVAMLPVVSFMRLRAVCKHWYGLMFSDSFLEVCREVRQGRPCFLLFKMGVWTQGFLYDPSSQERSWLRMSLPFIPPGFTVAASSGGLLCCVPDQPGCKTIFLCNPLTQSFSLLPSTLKERFVPSVGLLVDGHTQSYKLVVAGDDLISPFAVKNLSTEVLDSACPEWKMSGALPRLCSLESGKMTYSDGFFYCMNYSPFSVLAYDIRRGVWSKIEAPMRRFLRAPSLVECRGRLVLVAAVRKSKLNVPKSIRMWGLHHSRNGWVELERMPQTLYDQFITLSDEDSFSCIAHGNLILITMTKSPEMLMYDFYDKIWSWVPHCPFVDRGEGLQGFPFDPRLEASPTAMEKRSALAPSISNF; encoded by the coding sequence atggaggtggagatggaggatgcAATATGGAGGCGGTTGCCGGAGAAGCTGATTGAGAGGGTGGTGGCGATGCTCCCAGTGGTGAGCTTCATGCGGCTGAGGGCGGTGTGCAAGCACTGGTATGGTCTCATGTTTTCCGACAGCTTTCTTGAAGTGTGCAGGGAGGTGAGGCAGGGGAGGCCCTGCTTCCTTCTCTTCAAAATGGGCGTGTGGACGCAGGGCTTCCTGTACGACCCATCATCCCAGGAGAGGTCCTGGTTGAGGATGAGCCTGCCCTTTATTCCCCCAGGCTTCACAGTGGCCGCCTCCTCGGGGGGGCTTCTCTGCTGTGTTCCGGACCAGCCCGGTTGCAAGACCATCTTTCTGTGCAATCCCTTGACACAGAGTTTCTCCCTCCTGCCCTCCACATTGAAAGAGCGCTTTGTTCCTTCTGTGGGTCTGCTTGTGGACGGGCATACCCAATCCTACAAGCTTGTGGTTGCGGGAGACGATCTCATTTCCCCCTTTGCTGTGAAAAATCTGAGCACGGAAGTCTTGGATTCGGCATGTCCTGAGTGGAAGATGTCGGGAGCTCTGCCTCGGCTATGCAGTCTGGAATCAGGTAAGATGACTTACTCCGATGGGTTCTTCTATTGCATGAATTACAGTCCTTTCAGTGTGTTGGCTTATGATATTAGGCGAGGGGTGTGGAGTAAGATTGAGGCCCCAATGCGCCGCTTTCTAAGGGCTCCCAGTCTTGTGGAGTGCCGGGGAAGGCTTGTTCTGGTGGCTGCTGTTCGGAAGAGCAAGCTGAATGTGCCCAAGAGCATTCGTATGTGGGGGCTTCACCATTCCAGGAATGGGTGGGTGGAGCTGGAGCGCATGCCCCAGACCCTCTATGATCAATTCATCACCCTCTCTGATGAGGATTCCTTTTCCTGCATTGCCCATGGGAATCTCATTCTCATCACCATGACCAAAAGCCCAGAAATGctcatgtatgatttttatgacAAGATCTGGTCTTGGGTACCGCACTGCCCTTTTGTTGATAGAGGGGAAGGGTTGCAGGGTTTTCCTTTTGATCCAAGGTTGGAGGCTTCACCAACTGCCATGGAGAAACGCTCTGCTCTTGCACCTTCAATCTCCAACTTCTAA